The Mycobacterium seoulense genome has a window encoding:
- a CDS encoding ribbon-helix-helix domain-containing protein, with the protein MFSFRVDDEDAAAVEQWARRLHIDRSELLREALRRHLAELTADQDVQAYAEQPVTDDEKALAKIADWGPAEDWADWADAAR; encoded by the coding sequence ATGTTCAGCTTTCGCGTCGATGACGAGGACGCGGCCGCGGTGGAACAGTGGGCGCGTCGGTTGCATATCGACCGGTCTGAGCTTCTTCGCGAGGCACTACGACGCCACCTGGCCGAGCTCACGGCAGATCAAGACGTGCAAGCGTATGCCGAGCAGCCCGTGACGGATGATGAGAAGGCCCTCGCCAAGATCGCCGATTGGGGGCCTGCCGAGGACTGGGCTGACTGGGCCGATGCGGCGCGGTGA
- a CDS encoding GAF and ANTAR domain-containing protein: MTEFIEDAAGGLPLGSLSARQASADVADLRAGIDDLAGLVAGTLGLPKLLTEVSTFAVRAIPGADGAGVTLLRVDRVDNMVEALAASAPFVAEIDEIQYVTLKEGPCITAALERRTVRSGSLGGEKMWPRFGPRVGRLGVHSALSLPLLLSDEVIGAINVYAHGKDVFDEHAAELGELFAKPAAVAVHNAQILAHALALTAQLQTALSTRPVIDQAIGLIRGRSGRSAEEAFTQLRAISQAEHRKLAEVAQRIVDEAVGRARARRNPT; encoded by the coding sequence ATGACGGAGTTCATCGAGGATGCTGCCGGCGGCTTACCGTTGGGTTCGCTGAGTGCGCGGCAGGCTAGCGCTGATGTCGCCGACTTGCGGGCCGGGATCGATGACCTGGCGGGCTTGGTAGCGGGCACTCTCGGTTTGCCCAAATTGCTGACTGAGGTGTCGACGTTCGCGGTGCGCGCGATACCGGGCGCCGATGGTGCCGGGGTGACGTTGTTGCGGGTCGACCGGGTGGACAACATGGTGGAGGCGTTGGCGGCCAGCGCTCCGTTTGTCGCCGAGATCGACGAGATTCAGTACGTGACCCTGAAGGAGGGGCCCTGCATTACCGCGGCATTGGAGCGGCGCACGGTGCGGTCTGGGTCGTTGGGTGGGGAGAAGATGTGGCCGCGGTTCGGTCCGCGAGTGGGTCGCTTGGGCGTGCATAGTGCGCTGTCGCTGCCGCTGCTGCTGTCGGATGAGGTGATTGGGGCGATCAATGTCTACGCTCACGGCAAAGACGTCTTCGATGAGCATGCCGCCGAGCTGGGGGAGCTGTTCGCCAAACCCGCTGCGGTGGCGGTGCACAATGCCCAGATCCTCGCGCATGCGTTGGCGCTGACCGCCCAGTTGCAGACGGCGCTGTCGACGCGCCCGGTGATCGATCAGGCGATCGGCCTGATCCGCGGACGCAGCGGGCGCAGCGCCGAGGAGGCGTTCACTCAGCTGCGGGCGATCAGTCAGGCGGAACACCGCAAGTTGGCTGAGGTGGCCCAACGCATCGTCGATGAAGCCGTGGGCCGCGCCCGCGCCCGACGCAACCCGACCTGA
- a CDS encoding IS630 family transposase, with product MVAIKALACEFPAKANKPQPLARWQCPDLARAAVEQGIAASISGTTIWRWLSADAIKPWQHRSWIFPRDPDFGPKAARVLDLYARRFHGTPLRPDEYVISADEKTSIQARIRKHATTPSTPSQPTRVEAEYVRGGSLAYLAAWDVHRAKVFGRCEQTTGIDPFDRLVDQVMTTEPYATARRVFWVVDNGSSHRGQANIDRLQDRWPKLRLIHLPVHASWLNQVEIYFSVVQRKVVSPNDFHTLDEVEARLLDFQQYYEQIATPFEWKFTKDDLNALLERIAAHEDTALTPAA from the coding sequence GTGGTCGCCATCAAGGCGCTGGCCTGCGAATTCCCGGCGAAGGCCAACAAGCCCCAGCCGCTGGCTCGCTGGCAGTGCCCCGATCTGGCCCGCGCCGCTGTCGAGCAAGGCATCGCTGCCTCGATTTCGGGCACCACGATCTGGCGCTGGCTCAGCGCCGATGCGATCAAGCCCTGGCAGCACCGCTCCTGGATCTTTCCCCGCGACCCTGACTTCGGACCCAAGGCGGCCCGGGTGCTCGACCTCTACGCCCGCCGCTTCCACGGCACACCGCTGCGGCCCGATGAGTACGTCATCTCCGCCGACGAGAAGACCTCCATCCAAGCCCGCATCCGCAAGCACGCCACCACGCCCTCGACGCCGAGCCAGCCAACGCGCGTCGAGGCCGAGTACGTCCGTGGCGGCTCCCTGGCCTACCTGGCAGCCTGGGACGTGCACCGCGCCAAGGTGTTCGGCCGCTGTGAGCAGACCACCGGCATCGACCCCTTCGACCGGCTGGTCGACCAGGTCATGACCACCGAGCCCTACGCCACCGCGCGTCGAGTGTTCTGGGTGGTCGACAACGGCTCCTCCCACCGCGGACAGGCCAACATCGACCGGCTCCAGGATCGCTGGCCGAAACTGCGCCTGATCCACCTGCCCGTGCACGCGTCTTGGCTCAATCAAGTGGAGATCTACTTCTCCGTCGTGCAACGTAAAGTCGTCTCACCCAACGACTTCCACACCCTCGACGAGGTCGAGGCCCGACTGCTCGACTTCCAGCAGTACTACGAACAGATCGCGACACCGTTCGAATGGAAATTCACCAAAGACGATCTGAACGCCCTACTCGAGCGCATCGCCGCCCACGAAGACACCGCCCTCACGCCCGCCGCATAA
- a CDS encoding SHOCT domain-containing protein — translation MFRRAAAEPASQPAPAAQPLFAPPAPSSAQRLQELETLRATGAISDAEYTAKRQQIISQI, via the coding sequence GTGTTCCGGCGAGCCGCCGCAGAGCCCGCCTCCCAGCCTGCACCGGCCGCCCAGCCGCTGTTTGCGCCGCCTGCACCGTCGAGCGCCCAGCGGCTCCAGGAGTTGGAGACATTACGCGCCACCGGCGCGATCTCCGACGCCGAGTACACTGCGAAGCGCCAGCAGATCATCTCCCAAATATGA
- a CDS encoding DUF6131 family protein, which produces MIVFGIVLIVLGLLLPVLVPTFAYAHICLVIGVILLVVGVILMVAGRMGHAVGGRRHYY; this is translated from the coding sequence ATGATCGTTTTCGGAATCGTCCTTATCGTCCTCGGACTCCTCCTCCCCGTCCTAGTCCCCACCTTCGCCTACGCCCATATTTGCTTGGTCATCGGGGTCATCCTCCTCGTTGTGGGCGTGATACTGATGGTCGCGGGTCGGATGGGACACGCTGTTGGTGGCCGCCGTCACTACTACTGA
- a CDS encoding AMP-binding protein gives MGPANRVIATVQNGVEVLRFGGFQTGSRPSPFQIVERCEMYRLRRYFPDGANDPSRLPVVLVPPMMMSANVFDVTRDQGAVGVLHDLGVDPWVVDFGSPDREAGGLERTLSDHVVALSRVIDSVHAHTGRKVHLAGYSQGGLFCYQTAAYRRSEGLASVITFGAAVDSLSGLPFGIPAALAGRGAQLIADHVFNRLWVSEWMARTGFQLLDPIKTIRARLNFLRQLHDREALLPREQQRRFLEAEGWVAWSGPAVAELLRQFVVHNRMMAGGAVIDGTLITLAEITCPVLAFVGEIDDIGQPASVRGIRRAAPRAEVSEVLLRAGHFGLVVGSTAATQTWPTVGQWVLWQDGRGPRPGGVHAMDADPSVGIEGAVGLSSRIGHSAGALAELGIGVGLGLADVAVGAARSGREIAGEAMRTLPRLARLGRLQPRTRVSLGSLMAEQANRAPEEECFLFEDRVHTNAAVDHRIDDAVRVLIAVGIRQGAHIGVLMDTSPSAVVAIGALSRLGAVAVLLPPDDDLAAAVQLCEVADIVTDPYHLAAAAATGARVLVLGHGRAADLGPTESDPVVALDRPDLSDERLPQWYRPNPGRASDLAFVFFSTTGGRRVVKEVTNHRWALSAYGTATAAALGRGDTIYCLTPLHHPSGLMVGLGGAIASGSRIALTRGVDPTRFADEVHRYGVTVVTYTWALLLELVEAASPELAEHHPIRLFIGAGMPIGLWHKVTDRFAPARVLEFYASTEGDAVLANVAGTKTGAKGRPLPGSTQIRLAAYDAATGGFTEDEHGFVRPCADDEVGVLLAKPRSGLDAARVSMRSVFSDGDTWITTDHLFRRDSDGDYWFVDNRNTVIQSVHGPVFCQPICDALGDITAIDLAVVYPVATDTHDVAVAAVTLGKDGVLTAASLTTALGGLPRDQRPAIVHIVDRIPLTPSYRPLSTTLRKAGLPKSGKSTWYHNFTDGHYRQSAPVGGKPRRLAPATAKSE, from the coding sequence GTGGGTCCCGCGAACCGGGTGATCGCGACCGTGCAGAACGGTGTCGAGGTGCTGCGGTTCGGCGGCTTCCAGACCGGATCGCGTCCGTCGCCGTTTCAGATCGTGGAGCGGTGCGAGATGTACCGGCTACGACGCTACTTCCCAGACGGCGCGAACGATCCGTCCCGGCTCCCGGTAGTCCTTGTGCCGCCGATGATGATGTCGGCCAACGTGTTTGACGTCACCAGAGACCAGGGCGCGGTCGGAGTCCTGCATGATCTCGGTGTGGACCCGTGGGTGGTGGACTTCGGCTCACCGGACCGGGAAGCCGGTGGGCTCGAACGCACGTTGAGCGACCATGTCGTCGCGCTGAGCCGCGTAATCGACTCGGTACACGCACACACCGGCCGCAAGGTGCATTTGGCGGGCTACTCGCAAGGCGGCTTGTTCTGCTATCAAACCGCGGCCTACCGACGTTCCGAGGGCCTGGCCAGCGTCATCACATTCGGTGCCGCCGTCGATTCGCTCAGCGGTCTGCCGTTCGGAATTCCCGCGGCCCTGGCGGGCCGCGGCGCCCAACTGATCGCCGACCACGTGTTCAACCGGCTCTGGGTGTCCGAATGGATGGCCCGTACCGGGTTTCAACTTCTCGACCCGATCAAGACGATCCGGGCGAGATTGAACTTTCTCCGGCAACTCCATGACCGAGAGGCGTTGCTGCCCAGGGAACAGCAACGCCGCTTCCTCGAGGCGGAGGGCTGGGTGGCATGGTCGGGTCCCGCGGTCGCCGAACTGTTACGACAGTTCGTGGTCCATAACCGCATGATGGCCGGCGGCGCCGTGATCGATGGCACGTTGATCACGCTCGCCGAAATCACCTGTCCGGTCCTCGCTTTCGTCGGCGAAATCGACGACATCGGCCAACCCGCGTCCGTGCGCGGAATCCGGCGAGCCGCACCCCGCGCCGAGGTGTCCGAGGTGCTGTTGCGGGCAGGTCACTTCGGGCTCGTGGTCGGATCGACCGCCGCCACGCAGACCTGGCCCACCGTCGGTCAATGGGTGCTGTGGCAAGACGGCCGAGGGCCCAGGCCCGGCGGCGTGCATGCGATGGACGCCGACCCCAGCGTCGGGATCGAGGGCGCTGTCGGGCTGTCCTCGCGGATCGGTCACTCGGCGGGTGCGCTGGCCGAACTGGGCATCGGCGTCGGCTTGGGGTTGGCCGACGTCGCGGTGGGGGCGGCGCGCAGCGGCCGGGAGATCGCCGGGGAGGCCATGCGTACCCTGCCCCGCCTCGCCCGCCTCGGGCGGCTGCAGCCCCGTACCCGGGTGTCGTTGGGGAGCTTGATGGCCGAACAGGCGAACAGAGCACCCGAGGAGGAATGCTTCCTCTTCGAGGATCGGGTCCACACCAACGCGGCGGTTGATCACCGCATCGATGACGCGGTGCGCGTTCTCATCGCCGTCGGTATCCGGCAGGGAGCCCACATCGGTGTGTTGATGGACACCAGCCCCAGCGCCGTGGTCGCGATCGGGGCGCTGTCGCGGCTCGGTGCGGTGGCGGTACTGCTACCCCCGGACGACGACCTCGCCGCCGCCGTCCAGCTGTGCGAGGTGGCCGACATCGTCACGGACCCATACCATCTGGCGGCGGCCGCCGCGACCGGCGCCAGGGTGCTCGTCCTCGGTCACGGCCGCGCCGCGGACCTCGGCCCGACGGAGTCGGACCCGGTCGTAGCCTTGGACCGCCCCGACCTGTCCGATGAGCGGCTGCCGCAGTGGTATCGGCCGAACCCGGGCCGGGCAAGTGATCTCGCCTTCGTGTTCTTCAGCACGACGGGAGGGCGCCGGGTGGTCAAGGAGGTCACCAATCATCGGTGGGCGCTGTCGGCCTACGGCACGGCCACTGCCGCCGCGCTCGGCCGCGGTGACACGATCTATTGCCTGACGCCGCTGCACCATCCCTCGGGTCTGATGGTCGGCCTCGGCGGCGCGATCGCCAGCGGGTCGCGCATCGCCTTGACCCGGGGTGTCGACCCAACCCGGTTCGCCGACGAGGTCCACCGCTACGGGGTCACGGTGGTGACCTACACCTGGGCCTTGCTGCTCGAACTGGTGGAGGCGGCGTCGCCCGAGCTTGCCGAACATCATCCGATCCGCCTGTTCATCGGCGCCGGAATGCCAATCGGGCTGTGGCACAAGGTCACCGACCGATTCGCCCCGGCCCGGGTGCTGGAATTCTATGCCTCCACCGAGGGGGACGCGGTGCTGGCCAATGTCGCCGGCACGAAGACCGGGGCCAAGGGTCGGCCGCTGCCGGGCAGCACCCAGATTCGGCTCGCCGCCTACGACGCCGCGACGGGCGGGTTCACCGAGGATGAGCACGGTTTCGTACGACCCTGCGCGGACGACGAGGTGGGCGTGCTGCTAGCCAAGCCGCGCTCCGGACTCGATGCCGCACGCGTGTCGATGCGCTCGGTATTCTCAGACGGAGACACGTGGATCACCACGGACCACCTATTTCGCCGCGACAGCGACGGCGACTACTGGTTCGTCGACAACAGAAACACCGTGATCCAGTCGGTGCACGGACCGGTGTTCTGCCAGCCGATTTGCGACGCCCTCGGCGACATCACCGCGATCGACCTGGCCGTGGTCTATCCCGTTGCCACCGACACGCACGACGTCGCGGTCGCGGCCGTGACGCTTGGCAAAGACGGCGTCCTCACCGCGGCCAGCCTGACCACCGCGTTGGGCGGCCTCCCCCGGGACCAGCGTCCCGCCATCGTTCATATTGTTGACCGCATACCGCTCACGCCCTCCTACCGCCCACTGTCGACCACACTGCGAAAGGCCGGGCTGCCGAAGTCAGGAAAATCGACCTGGTACCACAACTTCACTGACGGCCACTACCGACAATCGGCCCCCGTCGGCGGCAAGCCAAGACGTCTAGCCCCAGCAACCGCGAAAAGCGAGTAG
- a CDS encoding fatty acid desaturase family protein: MAITDIPAFAHLSDADIENLAVELDAIRLDIEDSRGERDARYIRRTIAAQRVLDLAGRLMLAGSSKRPAWWAGTVTLGLAKIIENMEISHNVMHGQWNWMNDPEIHSSTWEWDMAAAAKHWRFTHNFQHHKYTNILGMDDDVGYTILRVTRDQPWELYNVGNLLYNTILALGFEWGIGLQPIEFSNLFKGGSEREATLMLLREFSAKVGRQVVKDYIAFPALTSLSPAATYQSTLKANVVANVIRNLWTYAVIFCGHFPDGAEKFAATAVIAEARGQWYLRQLLGSANFHAGPALRFMTGNLCLQIEHHLYPDLPSNRLHEISVRVRQICDKYDLPYTTGSFLMQYGKAWRTIAKLSLPDRFLRDTADDAPETRSERMFTGLEPGFAGTDLTTGRRRGLKTAIAAVRQWRRDPRIREDKDDAPRWDDAPRWRVAPDRRFVVAAPQDAIDGS, from the coding sequence ATGGCAATTACTGATATTCCGGCCTTCGCGCACCTGTCCGACGCCGACATCGAGAATCTGGCCGTTGAGCTGGACGCGATCCGGCTGGACATCGAGGATTCCCGTGGCGAGCGAGACGCACGCTACATCCGTCGCACCATCGCCGCGCAACGTGTCCTCGACCTAGCTGGCCGGCTCATGCTGGCCGGTAGCTCGAAACGCCCGGCGTGGTGGGCGGGAACGGTGACCCTCGGTCTGGCCAAGATCATCGAGAACATGGAAATCAGTCACAATGTCATGCACGGCCAGTGGAACTGGATGAACGATCCCGAGATCCACTCCTCGACATGGGAGTGGGACATGGCCGCAGCGGCAAAACACTGGCGCTTCACCCACAACTTCCAGCACCACAAATACACCAACATCCTCGGCATGGATGACGATGTGGGATACACCATCCTGCGAGTCACCCGTGACCAGCCCTGGGAGTTGTATAACGTCGGCAACCTGCTGTACAACACCATCCTCGCGCTGGGATTCGAGTGGGGAATTGGCTTGCAGCCCATAGAGTTCAGCAACTTGTTCAAGGGCGGCTCGGAACGCGAAGCCACCCTCATGTTATTGCGTGAGTTTTCCGCCAAAGTTGGAAGGCAGGTGGTCAAGGACTACATCGCGTTCCCGGCGCTGACATCGCTGTCGCCTGCGGCGACCTACCAATCGACCCTGAAGGCCAACGTGGTGGCCAACGTCATCCGCAACCTCTGGACTTACGCGGTGATCTTCTGCGGGCATTTTCCCGATGGCGCTGAGAAATTCGCGGCGACCGCCGTTATCGCCGAGGCACGCGGTCAGTGGTATCTGCGCCAGTTGCTGGGTAGCGCCAACTTTCACGCTGGGCCGGCATTGCGGTTCATGACCGGCAATCTGTGTCTCCAGATCGAGCATCACCTTTACCCCGATCTGCCCAGCAACCGGCTGCACGAGATCTCGGTGCGGGTCAGACAAATATGCGACAAGTACGATCTCCCCTACACGACGGGTTCGTTCCTGATGCAGTACGGCAAGGCGTGGCGGACCATCGCCAAACTGTCGCTGCCGGACCGCTTCTTGCGCGATACCGCCGACGACGCTCCTGAGACCCGCAGCGAGCGGATGTTCACCGGCCTGGAACCCGGTTTCGCCGGGACCGACCTAACGACAGGGCGCCGCCGCGGGCTCAAGACAGCGATCGCAGCGGTCCGCCAATGGCGTCGCGACCCGCGCATCCGCGAAGACAAAGACGACGCACCCAGATGGGACGACGCACCCAGATGGCGCGTAGCTCCTGATCGACGGTTCGTTGTGGCCGCACCCCAAGATGCGATCGACGGGTCTTGA